Proteins encoded together in one Dermacentor variabilis isolate Ectoservices chromosome 2, ASM5094787v1, whole genome shotgun sequence window:
- the eEF1beta gene encoding elongation factor 1-beta, with protein sequence MAFGDLKTDAGVSKLNDYLEQRSYVEGYQPSQADASTYSALSGAPSAAKFPHAARWYRHIGSYSQPERAAFPGQKSASAAAKPADDDDDVDLFGSDDEVDEEAEKARQERLQAYAEKKSKKPGVVAKSSVVLDVKPWDDETDMKELERLVRTVTCDGHMWGTSKLVPLAYGIHKLQIVCVVEDEKVSIDWLIEEIENFKDHVQSVDIAAFQKI encoded by the exons ATGGCCTTCGGCGACCTGAAGACTGATGCCGGCGTGAGCAAGCTGAACGACTACCTGGAGCAGCGAAGCTACGTGGAGGGCTACCAGCCATCGCAGGCTGACGCAAGCACGTACTCGGCGCTGAGCGGCGCCCCGTCAGCCGCCAAATTCCCGCACGCCGCCCGCTGGTACCGGCACATCGGCTCCTACTCCCAGCCAGAGCGGGCCGCGTTCCCGGGCCAGAAGAGCGCTTCAGCAGCTGCTAAGCCtgctgacgacgatgacgacgtcgaccTGTTCGGCTCAGACGACGAGGTTGATGAGGAGGCCGAGAAGGCGCGTCAGGAGCGGCTCCAG GCGTATGCGGAGAAGAAGTCGAAGAAGCCCGGTGTTGTTGCCAAGTCTAGCGTGGTGCTGGATGTGAAGCCCTGGGACGATGAGACGGACATGAAAGAGCTGGAGCGACTTGTGCGCACGGTCACCTGCGATGGTCACATGTGGGGCACATCCAAGTTGGTGCCTCTGGCATACGGCATCCACAAGCTGCAGATCGTCTGCGTCGTCGAAGATGAGAAGGTCAGCATCGACTGGCTCATCGAAGAGATCGAGAACTTCAAGGACCACGTCCAGTCGGTCGACATTGCTGCCTTCCAGAAAATCTAA